The genomic interval AGGAATAGGAGTTTTATTATGTTTGTTATCCACGCTCTTCCTGACAAACTCTCTTCTTTACTGGATAAGTAAAAAAGGGTTGCATAAAATCCAGTTGAAAAAAGAGGTCCCTACAGGAGTTGAAAATCTTATCAAACTGCTCGTTAAAAGACCCAATAGGATACTTGCTATTAGTATTATCGTTTTTATCATCGCGGGTTTTGGTGTAACAAGATTAAAGTTTAACAATGATCCCGATAGTATCATCCCAAAAGATTGCTCCTCGGTTGCTGTGGGAAAAAAACTTCAGAAAAAAATGGGTAATAAAGGGGAACCGCTTTCCATAGTAATTAAAGCTCTGGATAAAAAGGGACTATCCTTTGCCTTTGACGAACTTGAAAAACTGCTTATGCAATTGAAAGAGAATGGTCTGATTAAGGATTACAATTCGTTAAACATCTTCATGCCAGCTCCCTCCGTTCAGTTGGAAAGAAAAAGAAAAATAAAAACAATGCTGGCGGATAATGACATACAGCCTGACGCGCTGACGAAAACGCTACTGGACTCTCTTGAAAAAAATAAATTGGTATATGAGAAAACGTATGTAAACAACTACATAAAAAATGTAACAAATGCGCTGTATAACGCGCAATCCATTGGCCTGGAAGACGTTGAAATGCTATCTTCTCCAAGAGTAAAGCATTTTTACAATAAAGAAGACCTGTCCATTGCCTCTTATATTTATCAGGGGAATAATGGATGGGACATAGAAACCATTAACAAAATTCAGCAAATGGTTGATTCGAAAGGGCAGAATTGGATATTTACGGGGAAACCGATCTTGTTCAATGAAATAAAACCTACCATCATTTGGGGCAGCGCTTTAGCATCGATCATGGCGCTCCTGATGAATTTTGTTATTATTTATTTGTACTTCAGAAAAATACTTCATACGATATTTGTTTTGCTGCCGGTAACGCTGGGGTTTCTCCTGACGTTGGGGGCGATGGCCTTCCTGGGTATTCCTTTTAACGTCATTAACGTAGGCACTATAGCTTTAGTTTTCGGGCTAGGCGTGGATTATGGCATATACGTAATGCAGGCATATGTAAGAGAAGATGAAAAAAATATTTATAGTGCACTTCGAACGAGCGGTAAAAATGTGATGATGTGCTCGGCCACAACCGTTGCAGGTTGTGGAAGTCTCGCGCTTGCAAAATTTACCGGCATTGCAACCGTGGGCCTTGTACTTTCCATAGGAGCAATTGCTTGCGCCATTACCGCGTTGCTTGTATTGCCAACAATTATTTATCTGAATGAGAGACGAATTTCACAATGAAGGATTTTGATGTCATAGTTATCGGAAGTGGAATCGGGGGACTTATTAGTGCCGGAACGTTGGTCTCAAAAGGGATGAAAACCCTTCTGGTTGAAAAAAACAAAATTCCCGGCGGACTACTTGCCTCTTTCAAAAGGAAGGGGTTCCTCTTTAATTCCGCTGTTGACTGTATCTCGGGTGTTGCTAAAGGGGGGTACATTTCAAACGTTCTAGAGAGTCTCGACGTTGATTCCGAAATAAACTTTGTAAAGCTGAATCCCATAAGATTTAGTATTTTCCCAGATATCCGGATTCCCGTAGACTCAAACATGAATGTCTATATTGAAAGGCTCATTCAACTATTTCCCTCGGAAGCGTCGGGAATAAAAAAATTATTCAACTTCATGGATGGTTCATTTACCTTGGTACAGTCCATGCTAGATTCATTTTTATCCGGCAAGCCTGGATTAGGGAAAGCAACTCATGAAATTTTTGAACTAAGAAATATTTCATACAAGGATCTGCTGAGAAAATATATCACTAATTACCGCCTTACCATGGTTTTATCCGACCGATGTCCCTTTATCGGACTGCCGCCATCACGAGTATCGGCATTCTCAATGGTCAACATGATCATGAGCTATTTCAAATTGGGTGCCTACAGACCAATAGGTGGCTTCCAGAAACTTGCGGATATTCTTGTCAAAGGAATTGAAAACAAAGGAGGCATGGTACTGTTGGGAAACGGAGCTGATAAAATACTACTGGAAAATAATAATCGGTGTTATGGAGTTCGGTGCGAGAACGGCAATGAATATACTTCCGAATTTGTGGTCTCCAGCGTTGACTCGCATCATACATTCGGCGATCTGTTGGGAAGAGAATTTGAATCTATTCCAACGGAAATGCGAAAAAAAACGGGCATCTCAACGTCATTTTTCGTTGTATATGCCGGAGTCAAAGGTGAGGTTACCGAACATTCGAGCGTTGGTTATTTTCCCTCGTATGACATGGAAAGTTTTTTTTCTCCTAAAAGCTCCTTTAAGAATGACTCGACCATTGGTGTAACGGTTGCCAGTATGGAGGACAAACTCCTTGCCCCTGATGCCTGCAACACGGTGGTATTGCACGAAATGGCGGAAGCCTCCGATAAAGAGATAGACAAATCCGTATGTACGGGAATAGTGATTAAAAAAGCGGAAAAGATAATACCAGGATTGAAAGACAAAATTATTGTCCTTGATTCCGCTACACCTAAATCCATTGAACGATATACCGGAAATTTCAATGGCTCCGCATTTGGATGGAATCAAATACCAGGTTTTAAAAACGTAAAGGGGTATGGAATAAACAATCTATACATTGCCGGTCATTGGGGAGAAATAGGTGGCGGAGTATTGGCGGCAGCATATTCCGGGGCCAAAGCAGCGAAGGAAATCCTTACAAAGGAAAGCGTCACTAATGGAATCTAAAATATATGTTGCAATACCGGCGTATAATGCTTCCAAGACAATCGGCAATGTGGTTTCCGCTGCTTTAAAACATGTTTCCACAGTTATAGTCATAGATGACGGGTCCACTGATAATACTGCAATTGTTGCCTTTGAAGCAGGTGCTGGAATCATTACTCTGGGAAAAAACAAAGGTAAAGGTAACGCATTAAAGATATTTTTTCAAAAAGCAATTCAGGAAAAATTTGACGCGGTTATAACCTTGGACGCAGACGGACAACATGATCCGGAGGAAATACCTCTTTTCCTGCATGAACACAAATTGTTTCCAGAATCAACAATAGTAGGAAACAGGTTCCGTGAGAAGGAAAAGATACCAGACGCCCGATACAATGCCATGCGTATTGCCCAGTTTTATATTTCTCTTTCAGCAAACCAGTATTTGGAAGATTCCCAGTGCGGTTTTAGGTTGTATCCCATGGCAATAATAAAAAACATACCACTAACGACAGAAAGATATGTTACTGAATCAGAAATATTAATGAAGGTTGGAGATATGGGCAAAACCATTAGATTTGTAGATATTAAGACGATATACAACAATAGTAAAAGTTATCTAACGCCGGTATATGATGTTTCAAGCATAGCGGCGTATGTTATTTCTTATATTCATATAAAGTGGTTTGTCGAGGGATTAACCCCAAATAATCCATATACTTATTCTACAATAGGCTATATAAGGGATACTCTCGGGGAAAAAAAAAGCTTGAATATGTTTTTTCAAACTCTTACCGTGTTTACAGCGCTTCCTGCAAGCATATTTTTTTATTTGGAGTATAGTTTACTTCAATTCTTTATTCCTTATAATTTTGCTTCTATACGCAAACTTGATTGTGGGTTTTCGCGGATTGTTCTTGCAACACAGATGTTGCCTATATTACTTATTGTAGCCCTCATTGAAAAATGCTTAAAGACAACTGGATGTAAAATAAATCTTGTTAGCGGAACTATAAAAAAATTTTATCCAAACTTATGGAAAAACAAAAGATAGGAATGTCCTTTTTGAAAATATTTTTAACCAACGGCCTAAAGGGTATTTAATAATAAAAAAATGAATAGTTAAATGGAAATATCAAATGAAACATCCATGACCTAACTATCATAATTGAGTATAGAAATGTTTATTTTTTAGATAAGCGACTTCATTTTCCGACTAATATTCTCATGCTATTAAATTATTTGTGGTAAAATCATTAGGCATTATTAGCCTATATAAATTTCTGTACTTGACACCTCCGGATGAATTAATCAAAATGTTATAACATTTTCAGCGTGTTAGACGGATTTTGGATTATACTATTTCTATGTTTATTGATATTTTTATCTGCTAAAATAACGCAATCTGTGGTTTGCAGACAATTTCTTCTGAAATTTGACTTATGTGCTAAAAACATCGCATAAAAGAACAACGTGTTTAATAGCATTGTGTTTCCGTTCTTATGCAGAACCCTATGACGGCAAATTATCTTTTAATCTTATAAAGGAATAGTTATGAAAAAAACATGTTTGTTGGTATTGCTTGTTACAATGACGCTTGCTGTTCTTACAGGTTGTGCTCAACTCAAATCTATCACGTTTGAAAAAAAACACCCCGAACCTCTTGAATCATTCGTCCCACAAGATTTAAGCGCAAAATCCCTTAGTGTGAAGTATGCACCGAAGATTGAAAGTTTTGTTATCATTTTAGATGCCTCTGCCTCTATGGAAACAGCATATACCGGTATCGTTAATAAAGGGCATCCAAAATTTGACGTGGCCAAAGATATTATATCGCGCATGAACAAAACATTGCCTGAAGTCGATGTAAATAGCGCCCTTGTAACATTTGGACACGGATTTTTTACGCCGTTAAAGAAGACATTTATTGTTTATGAACTCACACATCACTCACGAGACCTTTTAGAAAACGCGTTAAATATGGCAATCTATCCTAAAGGAAGCAGCCCTGCCGGAAACGCTATTGCTGACGCATCAAATCAACTGCTAACGTCGGTGGGACAAAATGCGGTGATCTTTGTGAGTGACGGCGAAAATTTAATAGGCACTCCCCTGGAGAAAATAAAGGATTTAAAAGAACTGTATGGAGAGAAGACATGCTTTTATACCATTCATGTGGGAAATACTCCTGAGGGGAAAGAGGCGCTCAGAAAACTTGCACGGTCCGCAACCTGTGGTTTTTCTGTAACTGCTGATGAAATTGCTTCCAGCGGGAATATGGCAAACTTTGTTAAAAAAGTATTTTTGACCGATATTCCTAAACAAGACAGCGACGGCGATGGTGTTTACGATGAAGACGATGAATGTCCGGATACTCCGGAAGGAGCTATTGTGGATTCCAGAGGATGCTGGGTGGTAAAAGGAATCGCCTTTGAATATAAGAAATGGGATATTAAAGAAGAATTTGAATCGAACCTTACCAATATTGTGGATGTTTTGGAAAAAAATCCTGATTTGCAAATAAGAATAGAAGGGCACACAGATAATATCGGTTCAATGAAATATAATATCGACCTTTCCCAAAAAAGAGCGCTGGCGGTAAAAGATTATTTAGTAGAGAAGGGTATTCATGAATCGCGTATCTCTACGACGGGTTTTGGATTTAAACATCCTATTGCCCCCAATGTTACAGAAGAAGGCCGTGCCCTTAACAGAAGGGCTGAAATTGTTCCTATAAGATAGCAATAGCAGGGGCGAAGCATTTGCCCCTTTGGGTATGAATTCATTTATGACAATTTACAGCAAATGCTTCGCCCCTGCACTATCCGGCAACACGTTTTAGCACAGAAGCAAATGGATGAAAAGATCAAATTGGGGATTAGCGCATGCATGCTTGGTGAAAATGTTCGGCATGACGGAGGACACAAGCTTGACCATTATTTGAAATATACACTTGGAAAATTTATTCAGTGGGTTCCTGTGTGCCCCGAAGTGGAATGCGGCCTTCCCACTCCAAGAGAATCAATGCAGTTGGTTGGAGATCCTGAAAACCCTCGCATTCTTACCATAAAAACGCATAAAGACTACACCGTTCAGATGAAAAAATGGATCTGCAGTAAGGTGGTAGCGCTTAAACATGAAAACGTGAACGGTTTTGTGTTTAAGAGTAAATCTCCAAGCTGTGGTATGCAGGGAATAAAGGTATATCCATCTTCATCTGGCATTTCTGTCGGGAAGGGCATCGGCTTGTTTGCCAGGGGATTTATGGAAAAATTTACCTACGTTCCGACGGAAGACGATTGTCATCTTCAGGTTCCTGAAAGAAGGGAAAATTTTATAGAAAACGTATTTGTGTTTTACCGGTGGAAGAAATTCCTGAAAGAAGACGGCTCTATAAAGGGCCTTACAACTTTTCATGCAAACCATAAATTATTAATTATGTCCCATAGTACAGAAACAGTCAAAGACCTCGGTAAAATGGCGGCTCAGCCGGGCGGAACCGGAAAGAAAGATTTGTTTGATCAATATTGCAAGACATTAATGACGGCATTAAAATTAAAAGCAACCGTAAAGAAAAATATCAACGTTTTGCAGCATATTTTGGGGTATTTTAAAAGAGAGTTGTCTTCCTGGGAGAAAAAAGAATTATTGGGGATTATCGAACAGTATCGCGAAAAACAGAGTCCCCTGATTGTACCTGTAACTCTTCTACGGCATTATGCTCATAAATATGATAAAGAATACCTGAAATCGCAATATTATCTTAATCCACATCCGATGGAATTTAGACTGCGGAATCAGTTTTGATTGCGTAAAATAATTAAATCACAATTTATAAACCCATCCGTGTATATCACGACAGCGAATCCGCCGTTCCATTATTATATTGGTGGATTTGGTGCGAAAAAGCAGCACCTTAGGGTTGTTTCTTTTCATTTATGGTTACAGCAATTCAGGTATCGTTTGTTTTCCCCTTTGAAAGAGGTTTGAGTCTTCTCAGGCTGTGATTGCAATAAGGGCATTTTCTAATAAAAAGATACATAAAAAAGAGCAGAATTGCCCATAACCCTGCTGTAAAGAAAAAGAGTATAACATCGCCGAAATCCAATTTATGAATTCTCTCCGGCACAACACGCTTTTCACAATAGCGGCAAAAAGCCGTTTCTTGTTTTTTTGCCGATGGTCTGAAGTCAATAACTCTTTTTACATTTTTTAAGGAAATTGTACCGGACATTTTCCTCCCCCACCCAATACCCTTTATAATGTGATTATCGCATTCGTACTTTTTAAAGACATTATGTATTTGCTTGCATTTTCCTGCCAGAAATAATTCTATGCGAAAACCTTTCGGGGGCTTCGACCGGTAATATTTTTTAACCAAAAAATGTTCCGGGTCATTGAGTATTGCTATGGCAACCGTCTTAATTTTCTCTAAATCTATCATATGTGTTTTCTATGGATGTAGATTATACAATCAATTTATGGTTCTCCAACAACCATAATTTCTGTATTCAGCGAATAGCCTGATTTTTCTTTTACCGTTTTCTGTGTGTATTGAATTAGCGCCAAAACATCGTTTGCCTTAGCATTTCCCAAATTAACGATAAAATTTGCGTGTTTTCCGGAAATTTCTGCGTCGCCAATGCGCATTCCCTTCAGCCCCGCCTGTTCTATCAATCTTCCTGCCCCAACATCCTCTATTTTCTTAAAAACTGAGCCGCAACTGGGAAATTCCGGCAATTGAGGCTGTTTTGTTTTGCGCCACTCCCGATTCGCTTCCATAACTGATTTTATTTCTGATTTCGGTTTTTGTGAAAGCTGGAAGGTTACATCAAGCACAATATCTTTCTGTTTATGCAAGATACTCGTATCATATCCAAACCGGAAGTACTCACCATCAACCGTTGTACTATTCCCATCTTCCGCTAAAATACGGCTCTTGCTGACTATTCCGGAAATAAATATGGTGTGTTTTCTGTCAGGAGATAAAAAATGCAGATTTTGCCATATTGCGCCGCCTACAGTACTCGGAATATCCACAAAATGCTCAAACCCTGATAGTCCTCGTTGATAGCATAGATTAAGAAGGTCGCCAATAATCGCGCCACTTTCCGCAACCAATTTATTCTTTTCAAGGAAGGTCGTTTTGTTTGCAAGATTTCTGATCACAAGACCGCGAAATCCCTTATCGGTAAATAAGATATTTGCGCCGCAGCCAAGCAAAAAATAAGGGGTTTTTCTGCGCTTTGCCTCTAATACCGCTTGTGTTAATTCTTCGGTGGTATGTACTTCAACAAACCAATCAGCGGGACCGCCTATTTTATAAGTAGTAAAAGGGGCGAGAGGTATGTTTTTTTTCAGGTTTGGTATGCTGAGTACCATTTATTGTTTTTATTTTACTCTTTCT from Candidatus Kuenenia stuttgartiensis carries:
- a CDS encoding efflux RND transporter permease subunit, giving the protein MEIKTDIIDVLPSKNKKVGQFKDFIEKYGISDNVVLLLESTENEIDEQTELIETLANKLAASPYIEHVDYSPLKYENSFFINHIPLLLDEKGLKRLENRLTPKGIERQIRYNLQKLLSPLSSPIDYEMISKDPLDIADIVKDSLMSANKEDSLDISTGYYITSDYSTAVIFVKPKGKGRDMAFVGNLKRELDDIISFSMEKAGNPSDVRVELTGNCVLSEEVRQIIRHDVAYSFLLSVFLIAALIWFAYRVRVKILLVIGFTLLTSLSTTLAFAYLVFGSLNIVTSVVAALLIGLYVDYAMHSVNRFGEVFRKLNNRQKALEQTLTKTGSAIIISASTTSLSFFSIIVTKFNGLHELGIVAGIGVLLCLLSTLFLTNSLLYWISKKGLHKIQLKKEVPTGVENLIKLLVKRPNRILAISIIVFIIAGFGVTRLKFNNDPDSIIPKDCSSVAVGKKLQKKMGNKGEPLSIVIKALDKKGLSFAFDELEKLLMQLKENGLIKDYNSLNIFMPAPSVQLERKRKIKTMLADNDIQPDALTKTLLDSLEKNKLVYEKTYVNNYIKNVTNALYNAQSIGLEDVEMLSSPRVKHFYNKEDLSIASYIYQGNNGWDIETINKIQQMVDSKGQNWIFTGKPILFNEIKPTIIWGSALASIMALLMNFVIIYLYFRKILHTIFVLLPVTLGFLLTLGAMAFLGIPFNVINVGTIALVFGLGVDYGIYVMQAYVREDEKNIYSALRTSGKNVMMCSATTVAGCGSLALAKFTGIATVGLVLSIGAIACAITALLVLPTIIYLNERRISQ
- a CDS encoding phytoene desaturase family protein, which encodes MKDFDVIVIGSGIGGLISAGTLVSKGMKTLLVEKNKIPGGLLASFKRKGFLFNSAVDCISGVAKGGYISNVLESLDVDSEINFVKLNPIRFSIFPDIRIPVDSNMNVYIERLIQLFPSEASGIKKLFNFMDGSFTLVQSMLDSFLSGKPGLGKATHEIFELRNISYKDLLRKYITNYRLTMVLSDRCPFIGLPPSRVSAFSMVNMIMSYFKLGAYRPIGGFQKLADILVKGIENKGGMVLLGNGADKILLENNNRCYGVRCENGNEYTSEFVVSSVDSHHTFGDLLGREFESIPTEMRKKTGISTSFFVVYAGVKGEVTEHSSVGYFPSYDMESFFSPKSSFKNDSTIGVTVASMEDKLLAPDACNTVVLHEMAEASDKEIDKSVCTGIVIKKAEKIIPGLKDKIIVLDSATPKSIERYTGNFNGSAFGWNQIPGFKNVKGYGINNLYIAGHWGEIGGGVLAAAYSGAKAAKEILTKESVTNGI
- a CDS encoding glycosyltransferase family 2 protein codes for the protein MESKIYVAIPAYNASKTIGNVVSAALKHVSTVIVIDDGSTDNTAIVAFEAGAGIITLGKNKGKGNALKIFFQKAIQEKFDAVITLDADGQHDPEEIPLFLHEHKLFPESTIVGNRFREKEKIPDARYNAMRIAQFYISLSANQYLEDSQCGFRLYPMAIIKNIPLTTERYVTESEILMKVGDMGKTIRFVDIKTIYNNSKSYLTPVYDVSSIAAYVISYIHIKWFVEGLTPNNPYTYSTIGYIRDTLGEKKSLNMFFQTLTVFTALPASIFFYLEYSLLQFFIPYNFASIRKLDCGFSRIVLATQMLPILLIVALIEKCLKTTGCKINLVSGTIKKFYPNLWKNKR
- a CDS encoding OmpA family protein, whose translation is MKKTCLLVLLVTMTLAVLTGCAQLKSITFEKKHPEPLESFVPQDLSAKSLSVKYAPKIESFVIILDASASMETAYTGIVNKGHPKFDVAKDIISRMNKTLPEVDVNSALVTFGHGFFTPLKKTFIVYELTHHSRDLLENALNMAIYPKGSSPAGNAIADASNQLLTSVGQNAVIFVSDGENLIGTPLEKIKDLKELYGEKTCFYTIHVGNTPEGKEALRKLARSATCGFSVTADEIASSGNMANFVKKVFLTDIPKQDSDGDGVYDEDDECPDTPEGAIVDSRGCWVVKGIAFEYKKWDIKEEFESNLTNIVDVLEKNPDLQIRIEGHTDNIGSMKYNIDLSQKRALAVKDYLVEKGIHESRISTTGFGFKHPIAPNVTEEGRALNRRAEIVPIR
- a CDS encoding YbgA family protein; the protein is MDEKIKLGISACMLGENVRHDGGHKLDHYLKYTLGKFIQWVPVCPEVECGLPTPRESMQLVGDPENPRILTIKTHKDYTVQMKKWICSKVVALKHENVNGFVFKSKSPSCGMQGIKVYPSSSGISVGKGIGLFARGFMEKFTYVPTEDDCHLQVPERRENFIENVFVFYRWKKFLKEDGSIKGLTTFHANHKLLIMSHSTETVKDLGKMAAQPGGTGKKDLFDQYCKTLMTALKLKATVKKNINVLQHILGYFKRELSSWEKKELLGIIEQYREKQSPLIVPVTLLRHYAHKYDKEYLKSQYYLNPHPMEFRLRNQF
- the murB gene encoding UDP-N-acetylmuramate dehydrogenase; amino-acid sequence: MVLSIPNLKKNIPLAPFTTYKIGGPADWFVEVHTTEELTQAVLEAKRRKTPYFLLGCGANILFTDKGFRGLVIRNLANKTTFLEKNKLVAESGAIIGDLLNLCYQRGLSGFEHFVDIPSTVGGAIWQNLHFLSPDRKHTIFISGIVSKSRILAEDGNSTTVDGEYFRFGYDTSILHKQKDIVLDVTFQLSQKPKSEIKSVMEANREWRKTKQPQLPEFPSCGSVFKKIEDVGAGRLIEQAGLKGMRIGDAEISGKHANFIVNLGNAKANDVLALIQYTQKTVKEKSGYSLNTEIMVVGEP